The following proteins are encoded in a genomic region of Necator americanus strain Aroian chromosome II, whole genome shotgun sequence:
- a CDS encoding hypothetical protein (NECATOR_CHRII.G4759.T1) — protein sequence MFSFWILHGFSNNILPCSLIIQLLRLLPSLQSISFYFRFEVANIILPCLKASPHESDVDDQGDMGGTNPDPAIYNSSLAFPVNAFDQCVYMGCLAYMDTRVLLVVTMESQDLSRRLPILCSGGFFNACVLFVCPPELHCPFPSSIEVNFGLKLSL from the exons ATGTTTTCATTCTGGATTCTCCATGGCTTTTCCAACAATATTCTACCATGTAG TCTGATAATCCaacttcttcgtcttcttccGAGTCTGCAAAGCATTTCGTTCTATTTCCGATTCGAAGTAGCAAATATCATCCTTCCctgtttgaaggcatcacctcacgaatctgatgtg gacgaccaGGGAGACATGGGCGGAACCaaccctgatcccgcaatctacaactcatctctagcttttcccgtgaACGCGTTCGACCAGTGCGTTTATATGGGTTGCTTGGCATACATGGATACTCGAGTACTACTGGTTGTAACAATGGAATCCCAGGATCTGTCGAGAAGACTTCCAATACTATGTAGCGGAGGATTTTTTAATGCTTGCGTTTTGTTTGTGTGTCCACCAGAACTCCACTGTCCATTTCCTTCCAGCATCGAGGTCAATTTTGGTTTGAAGCTTTCTTTATAA